The following are from one region of the Syngnathus acus chromosome 19, fSynAcu1.2, whole genome shotgun sequence genome:
- the rnls gene encoding renalase has product MSSPSRVLDASSRVLVVGAGLTGSLCAYLLRKELKHKKVHIVVWDKARGVGGRMSTFRPPDPSSHSADLGAQYISATREYARAHHSFYSELLAAGVLRPLDCAVEGLRHKDGNVDYVAPLGMSSVVKHFLRQSGADLCLEHQVSGLYRHGASWEVRKKQGGSHNFDSVLLTIPVPQILQLEGDLGDVLSVQQRELLRGVTYSSRFALALFFPPGADVGVPWAVRYYNNGDDDEAKVICYASVDSRKRGAEADAGPGPSLVVHTGVPFGLRHLERDAEEVRPIILRELERLVPALPQPTGVKCHKWRYSQVASAVAGCPGHMTLSERPLLVCAGDAFTHSNFDGCLVSALSTLRAFQDVL; this is encoded by the exons ATGTCGTCTCCGTCGCGGGTGCTCGATGCGTCCAGTCGGGTTCTGGTGGTGGGGGCAGGCCTGACCGGCAGCCTGTGCGCCTACCTGCTCAGGAAGGAGCTCAAGCACAAAAAAGTCCACATCGTCGTCTGGGACAAAGCCCGCGGAGTCG GTGGAAGGATGTCGACGTTCCGTCCTCCCGACCCGTCGTCCCATTCGGCCGACCTCGGAGCCCAGTATATCTCGGCCACGCGCGAGTATGCGCGCGCTCACCACAG CTTCTACTCGGAGCTGCTGGCGGCAGGCGTCCTGCGCCCGCTCGACTGCGCCGTAGAGGGCTTGCGGCACAAAGACGGCAACGTGGACTACGTGGCTCCGCTGGGCATGAGCAGCGTGGTGAAGCACTTCCTGCGCCAGTCGG GAGCCGACTTATGCCTGGAGCATCAGGTGAGCGGTCTGTACCGCCACGGCGCCTCCTGGGAGGTCCGCAAGAAGCAAGGCGGGAGCCACAACTTTGACTCTGTGCTCTTGACCATCCCCGTTCCGCAAATTCTGCAGCTCGAAGGCGACCTGGGTGACG TTTTATCTGTCCAGCAGAGAGAGCTGTTGCGCGGCGTGACGTATTCCTCCCGTTTCGCCTTGGCGCTCTTCTTCCCTCCCGGGGCCGACGTGGGCGTGCCCTGGGCTGTCCGCTACTATAACAACGGCGACGATGACGAGGCCAAAGTCATCTGCTACGCTTCCGTGGACTCCCGCAAACGCGGTGCAG AGGCGGACGCGGGTCCCGGGCCGTCATTGGTGGTCCACACCGGCGTGCCCTTTGGCCTGCGGCACCTGGAGCGGGATGCCGAGGAAGTGCGGCCCATCATCTTGCGGGAGCTCGAGCGGCTGGTCCCCGCGCTGCCTCAGCCAACGGGCGTCAAGTGCCACAAGTGGAGGTACTCGCAG GTGGCCAGCGCCGTGGCGGGCTGCCCGGGTCACATGACGTTGTCGGAGCGGCCCCTGCTGGTTTGCGCCGGAGACGCCTTCACTCACTCCAACTTTGACGGCTGCCTGGTGTCGGCGCTGAGCACGCTCCGTGCCTTCCAAGACGTCTTGTGA
- the si:ch1073-416j23.1 gene encoding rac GTPase-activating protein 1 isoform X2: MTSPPRGRDHVSPTGNPLHFLTRQTGMAESRGIVEELLALCIQRMTMEEKAMNTELGEFPGRRARWPPNHCRVDPSQTEPMALAELIEVVKSFESARKQWQRAETELKKYKELLVKSDVAKAALEVKLKHARNQLDVEMRKRYKMEGDYQYLQRQMQLMCDILVNDSKSSACLNEEQKSLLAAFEHKGANRTRQHGSKRLSAIDESSFFSHSDISYDRTDDDVDLDASALKPLRSRARERRRSSMPLTAPGKQGPGGDVSAELLLERKSVEKEVETAVRAIVRAPGARALGARALVDTPPTPERPEEGFAGEGEEAPEPGGQAGVQTCPKHDFLSKTVIRPEMCLPCGKRIRFGRMALKCRSCRLLSHPECKAKCIQMCAAPRPAAAEATVPLEALAPSKAPRIPPLLVECVKEIERRGLQERGLYRVPGGERQVKDLRQLLTAATAPPPRLSEVSDIHVLCGVLKDFLRKLKEPLLTFKLHRSFTAASEMSDHQKSSGAMFRAIAELPKPNRDTLAFLMLHLHKVMRSPQCQMDRNNLARVFGPTLMGHALSDPSPSTIVRDTNIQPKVIAHFLSFPEDYWRRVLGDQAAACHKRSSRGEGEGTAAARPTSSGLVGISARFFEPLTSPELNKRRDVPGETAARGRAGNLANGCAVPGRRFFTSPS; encoded by the exons ATGACGTCACCGCCAAGGGGCCGTGATCACGTGTCCCCAACCGGAAATCCGCTTCACTTCCTGACCCGCCAAAC AGGGATGGCCGAATCTCGAGGGATCGTGGAGGAGCTGCTCGCGCTCTGCATCCAGCGAATGACGATGGAGGAGAAAGCCATGAACACCGAGCTGGGTGAGTTCCCCGGCCGGCGCGCCCGCTGGCCGCCCAATCATTGCCGCGTGGATCCCAGCCAAACCGAGCCCATGGCCTTGGCAGAGTTGATCGAGGTGGTGAAAAGCTTCGAGAGCGCCAGGAAGCAATGGCAGCGCGCCGAGACGGAGCTCAAGAAGTACAAGGAGCTGCTGGTCAAGTCGGACGTGGCCAAAGCTGCGCTGGAGGTCAAACTCAAGCATGCCCGCAACCAGCTGGACGTGGAGATGAGGAAACGTTACAAGATGGAGGGCGATTATCAGTACCTG CAGAGGCAAATGCAGCTCATGTGCGACATCCTGGTAAACGACAGCAAATCCAGCGCCTGTCTCAACGAGGAGCAGAAGTCCCTGCTGGCCGCCTTTGAGCACAAAGGCGCCAACAGGACTCGGCAGCACGGCAGCAAACG CTTGTCGGCCATCGACGAGTCGTCCTTCTTCTCGCACTCGGACATCAGCTACGACCGCACGGACGATGACGTG GACCTGGACGCCTCCGCGCTCAAACCCCTGAGGTCACGGGCCCGAGAGCGGCGG CGTTCGTCCATGCCGCTGACGGCGCCGGGAAAGCAAGGGCCAGGCGGCGACGTTTCTGctgagctgctgctggagcGCAAAAGCGTGGAGAAG GAGGTGGAGACGGCCGTGCGGGCGATAGTGAGGGCACCCGGCGCCAGGGCCCTCGGCGCCAGGGCCCTCGTTGACACGCCACCCACGCCGGAGCGGCCCGAAGAGGGATTCGCCGGCGAGGGAG AAGAAGCGCCTGAACCCGGCGGCCAGGCTGGCGTGCAGACGTGTCCCAAGCATGACTTTCTCTCCAAAACG GTGATCCGGCCCGAGATGTGCTTGCCTTGCGGCAAGAGGATCCGCTTTGGCAGGATGGCGCTCAAGTGCAGAAGCTGTCGCCTGCTTTCTCATCCAGAGTGCAAAGCCAAGTGCATCCAGATGTGCGCTGCCCCCCGCCCGGCGGCGGCTGAGGCCACG GTCCCGCTGGAGGCGTTAGCTCCCAGCAAGGCTCCCAGGATTCCGCCGCTGCTCGTAGAGTGCGTAAAGGAGATCGAAAGGAGGGGCTTACAGGAG CGAGGCCTCTACAGAGTTCCCGGCGGCGAGCGGCAGGTCAAGGACTTGCGCCAGCTCTTGACGGCGGCcacagcgccgccgccgcgacTGAGCGAGGTGTCGGACATCCACGTGCTTTGCGGCGTCCTCAAAGACTTCCTGCGCAAGCTGAAGGAGCCGCTGCTCACCTTCAAGCTCCACCGCAGCTTCACGGCAGCTTCAG AGATGAGCGACCACCAAAAGAGCTCGGGCGCCATGTTTCGGGCCATCGCCGAGCTGCCCAAGCCCAACCGGGACACGCTGGCCTTCCTCATGCTCCATTTGCACAA GGTGATGCGGAGTCCTCAGTGCCAGATGGACCGGAATAATTTAGCCCGGGTTTTCGGACCCACCCTGATGGGACACGCGCTGTCTGACCCGTCGCCGTCGACGATCGTGCGGGACACAAATATTCAGCCTAAG GTCATCGCTCACTTCTTGTCCTTCCCCGAGGACTACTGGAGGCGTGTCCTCGGCGACCAGGCGGCCGCTTGCCATAAGCGCTCCAGCCGAGGCGAAGGAGAGGGTACGGCCGCCGCTCGCCCGACCTCGTCCGGCCTTGTCGGGATTTCGGCTCGTTTCTTTGAGCCGCTGACGTCTCCCGAGCTGAACAAGCGCCGCGACGTGCCCGGCGAGACGGCCGCTCGAGGTCGCGCCGGCAACTTGGCAAA CGGTTGCGCCGTGCCAGGCCGGCGCTTTTTCACATCACCCAGCTGA
- the si:ch1073-416j23.1 gene encoding rac GTPase-activating protein 1 isoform X1, producing the protein MTSPPRGRDHVSPTGNPLHFLTRQTGMAESRGIVEELLALCIQRMTMEEKAMNTELGEFPGRRARWPPNHCRVDPSQTEPMALAELIEVVKSFESARKQWQRAETELKKYKELLVKSDVAKAALEVKLKHARNQLDVEMRKRYKMEGDYQYLQRQMQLMCDILVNDSKSSACLNEEQKSLLAAFEHKGANRTRQHGSKRLSAIDESSFFSHSDISYDRTDDDVDLDASALKPLRSRARERRRSSMPLTAPGKQGPGGDVSAELLLERKSVEKEVETAVRAIVRAPGARALGARALVDTPPTPERPEEGFAGEGEEAPEPGGQAGVQTCPKHDFLSKTVIRPEMCLPCGKRIRFGRMALKCRSCRLLSHPECKAKCIQMCAAPRPAAAEATVPLEALAPSKAPRIPPLLVECVKEIERRGLQERGLYRVPGGERQVKDLRQLLTAATAPPPRLSEVSDIHVLCGVLKDFLRKLKEPLLTFKLHRSFTAASEMSDHQKSSGAMFRAIAELPKPNRDTLAFLMLHLHKVMRSPQCQMDRNNLARVFGPTLMGHALSDPSPSTIVRDTNIQPKVIAHFLSFPEDYWRRVLGDQAAACHKRSSRGEGEGTAAARPTSSGLVGISARFFEPLTSPELNKRRDVPGETAARGRAGNLANSGCAVPGRRFFTSPS; encoded by the exons ATGACGTCACCGCCAAGGGGCCGTGATCACGTGTCCCCAACCGGAAATCCGCTTCACTTCCTGACCCGCCAAAC AGGGATGGCCGAATCTCGAGGGATCGTGGAGGAGCTGCTCGCGCTCTGCATCCAGCGAATGACGATGGAGGAGAAAGCCATGAACACCGAGCTGGGTGAGTTCCCCGGCCGGCGCGCCCGCTGGCCGCCCAATCATTGCCGCGTGGATCCCAGCCAAACCGAGCCCATGGCCTTGGCAGAGTTGATCGAGGTGGTGAAAAGCTTCGAGAGCGCCAGGAAGCAATGGCAGCGCGCCGAGACGGAGCTCAAGAAGTACAAGGAGCTGCTGGTCAAGTCGGACGTGGCCAAAGCTGCGCTGGAGGTCAAACTCAAGCATGCCCGCAACCAGCTGGACGTGGAGATGAGGAAACGTTACAAGATGGAGGGCGATTATCAGTACCTG CAGAGGCAAATGCAGCTCATGTGCGACATCCTGGTAAACGACAGCAAATCCAGCGCCTGTCTCAACGAGGAGCAGAAGTCCCTGCTGGCCGCCTTTGAGCACAAAGGCGCCAACAGGACTCGGCAGCACGGCAGCAAACG CTTGTCGGCCATCGACGAGTCGTCCTTCTTCTCGCACTCGGACATCAGCTACGACCGCACGGACGATGACGTG GACCTGGACGCCTCCGCGCTCAAACCCCTGAGGTCACGGGCCCGAGAGCGGCGG CGTTCGTCCATGCCGCTGACGGCGCCGGGAAAGCAAGGGCCAGGCGGCGACGTTTCTGctgagctgctgctggagcGCAAAAGCGTGGAGAAG GAGGTGGAGACGGCCGTGCGGGCGATAGTGAGGGCACCCGGCGCCAGGGCCCTCGGCGCCAGGGCCCTCGTTGACACGCCACCCACGCCGGAGCGGCCCGAAGAGGGATTCGCCGGCGAGGGAG AAGAAGCGCCTGAACCCGGCGGCCAGGCTGGCGTGCAGACGTGTCCCAAGCATGACTTTCTCTCCAAAACG GTGATCCGGCCCGAGATGTGCTTGCCTTGCGGCAAGAGGATCCGCTTTGGCAGGATGGCGCTCAAGTGCAGAAGCTGTCGCCTGCTTTCTCATCCAGAGTGCAAAGCCAAGTGCATCCAGATGTGCGCTGCCCCCCGCCCGGCGGCGGCTGAGGCCACG GTCCCGCTGGAGGCGTTAGCTCCCAGCAAGGCTCCCAGGATTCCGCCGCTGCTCGTAGAGTGCGTAAAGGAGATCGAAAGGAGGGGCTTACAGGAG CGAGGCCTCTACAGAGTTCCCGGCGGCGAGCGGCAGGTCAAGGACTTGCGCCAGCTCTTGACGGCGGCcacagcgccgccgccgcgacTGAGCGAGGTGTCGGACATCCACGTGCTTTGCGGCGTCCTCAAAGACTTCCTGCGCAAGCTGAAGGAGCCGCTGCTCACCTTCAAGCTCCACCGCAGCTTCACGGCAGCTTCAG AGATGAGCGACCACCAAAAGAGCTCGGGCGCCATGTTTCGGGCCATCGCCGAGCTGCCCAAGCCCAACCGGGACACGCTGGCCTTCCTCATGCTCCATTTGCACAA GGTGATGCGGAGTCCTCAGTGCCAGATGGACCGGAATAATTTAGCCCGGGTTTTCGGACCCACCCTGATGGGACACGCGCTGTCTGACCCGTCGCCGTCGACGATCGTGCGGGACACAAATATTCAGCCTAAG GTCATCGCTCACTTCTTGTCCTTCCCCGAGGACTACTGGAGGCGTGTCCTCGGCGACCAGGCGGCCGCTTGCCATAAGCGCTCCAGCCGAGGCGAAGGAGAGGGTACGGCCGCCGCTCGCCCGACCTCGTCCGGCCTTGTCGGGATTTCGGCTCGTTTCTTTGAGCCGCTGACGTCTCCCGAGCTGAACAAGCGCCGCGACGTGCCCGGCGAGACGGCCGCTCGAGGTCGCGCCGGCAACTTGGCAAA CAGCGGTTGCGCCGTGCCAGGCCGGCGCTTTTTCACATCACCCAGCTGA
- the si:ch1073-416j23.1 gene encoding rac GTPase-activating protein 1 isoform X4 — protein sequence MTSPPRGRDHVSPTGNPLHFLTRQTGMAESRGIVEELLALCIQRMTMEEKAMNTELELIEVVKSFESARKQWQRAETELKKYKELLVKSDVAKAALEVKLKHARNQLDVEMRKRYKMEGDYQYLQRQMQLMCDILVNDSKSSACLNEEQKSLLAAFEHKGANRTRQHGSKRLSAIDESSFFSHSDISYDRTDDDVDLDASALKPLRSRARERRRSSMPLTAPGKQGPGGDVSAELLLERKSVEKEVETAVRAIVRAPGARALGARALVDTPPTPERPEEGFAGEGEEAPEPGGQAGVQTCPKHDFLSKTVIRPEMCLPCGKRIRFGRMALKCRSCRLLSHPECKAKCIQMCAAPRPAAAEATVPLEALAPSKAPRIPPLLVECVKEIERRGLQERGLYRVPGGERQVKDLRQLLTAATAPPPRLSEVSDIHVLCGVLKDFLRKLKEPLLTFKLHRSFTAASEMSDHQKSSGAMFRAIAELPKPNRDTLAFLMLHLHKVMRSPQCQMDRNNLARVFGPTLMGHALSDPSPSTIVRDTNIQPKVIAHFLSFPEDYWRRVLGDQAAACHKRSSRGEGEGTAAARPTSSGLVGISARFFEPLTSPELNKRRDVPGETAARGRAGNLANSGCAVPGRRFFTSPS from the exons ATGACGTCACCGCCAAGGGGCCGTGATCACGTGTCCCCAACCGGAAATCCGCTTCACTTCCTGACCCGCCAAAC AGGGATGGCCGAATCTCGAGGGATCGTGGAGGAGCTGCTCGCGCTCTGCATCCAGCGAATGACGATGGAGGAGAAAGCCATGAACACCGAGCTGG AGTTGATCGAGGTGGTGAAAAGCTTCGAGAGCGCCAGGAAGCAATGGCAGCGCGCCGAGACGGAGCTCAAGAAGTACAAGGAGCTGCTGGTCAAGTCGGACGTGGCCAAAGCTGCGCTGGAGGTCAAACTCAAGCATGCCCGCAACCAGCTGGACGTGGAGATGAGGAAACGTTACAAGATGGAGGGCGATTATCAGTACCTG CAGAGGCAAATGCAGCTCATGTGCGACATCCTGGTAAACGACAGCAAATCCAGCGCCTGTCTCAACGAGGAGCAGAAGTCCCTGCTGGCCGCCTTTGAGCACAAAGGCGCCAACAGGACTCGGCAGCACGGCAGCAAACG CTTGTCGGCCATCGACGAGTCGTCCTTCTTCTCGCACTCGGACATCAGCTACGACCGCACGGACGATGACGTG GACCTGGACGCCTCCGCGCTCAAACCCCTGAGGTCACGGGCCCGAGAGCGGCGG CGTTCGTCCATGCCGCTGACGGCGCCGGGAAAGCAAGGGCCAGGCGGCGACGTTTCTGctgagctgctgctggagcGCAAAAGCGTGGAGAAG GAGGTGGAGACGGCCGTGCGGGCGATAGTGAGGGCACCCGGCGCCAGGGCCCTCGGCGCCAGGGCCCTCGTTGACACGCCACCCACGCCGGAGCGGCCCGAAGAGGGATTCGCCGGCGAGGGAG AAGAAGCGCCTGAACCCGGCGGCCAGGCTGGCGTGCAGACGTGTCCCAAGCATGACTTTCTCTCCAAAACG GTGATCCGGCCCGAGATGTGCTTGCCTTGCGGCAAGAGGATCCGCTTTGGCAGGATGGCGCTCAAGTGCAGAAGCTGTCGCCTGCTTTCTCATCCAGAGTGCAAAGCCAAGTGCATCCAGATGTGCGCTGCCCCCCGCCCGGCGGCGGCTGAGGCCACG GTCCCGCTGGAGGCGTTAGCTCCCAGCAAGGCTCCCAGGATTCCGCCGCTGCTCGTAGAGTGCGTAAAGGAGATCGAAAGGAGGGGCTTACAGGAG CGAGGCCTCTACAGAGTTCCCGGCGGCGAGCGGCAGGTCAAGGACTTGCGCCAGCTCTTGACGGCGGCcacagcgccgccgccgcgacTGAGCGAGGTGTCGGACATCCACGTGCTTTGCGGCGTCCTCAAAGACTTCCTGCGCAAGCTGAAGGAGCCGCTGCTCACCTTCAAGCTCCACCGCAGCTTCACGGCAGCTTCAG AGATGAGCGACCACCAAAAGAGCTCGGGCGCCATGTTTCGGGCCATCGCCGAGCTGCCCAAGCCCAACCGGGACACGCTGGCCTTCCTCATGCTCCATTTGCACAA GGTGATGCGGAGTCCTCAGTGCCAGATGGACCGGAATAATTTAGCCCGGGTTTTCGGACCCACCCTGATGGGACACGCGCTGTCTGACCCGTCGCCGTCGACGATCGTGCGGGACACAAATATTCAGCCTAAG GTCATCGCTCACTTCTTGTCCTTCCCCGAGGACTACTGGAGGCGTGTCCTCGGCGACCAGGCGGCCGCTTGCCATAAGCGCTCCAGCCGAGGCGAAGGAGAGGGTACGGCCGCCGCTCGCCCGACCTCGTCCGGCCTTGTCGGGATTTCGGCTCGTTTCTTTGAGCCGCTGACGTCTCCCGAGCTGAACAAGCGCCGCGACGTGCCCGGCGAGACGGCCGCTCGAGGTCGCGCCGGCAACTTGGCAAA CAGCGGTTGCGCCGTGCCAGGCCGGCGCTTTTTCACATCACCCAGCTGA
- the si:ch1073-416j23.1 gene encoding rac GTPase-activating protein 1 isoform X3, which produces MAESRGIVEELLALCIQRMTMEEKAMNTELGEFPGRRARWPPNHCRVDPSQTEPMALAELIEVVKSFESARKQWQRAETELKKYKELLVKSDVAKAALEVKLKHARNQLDVEMRKRYKMEGDYQYLQRQMQLMCDILVNDSKSSACLNEEQKSLLAAFEHKGANRTRQHGSKRLSAIDESSFFSHSDISYDRTDDDVDLDASALKPLRSRARERRRSSMPLTAPGKQGPGGDVSAELLLERKSVEKEVETAVRAIVRAPGARALGARALVDTPPTPERPEEGFAGEGEEAPEPGGQAGVQTCPKHDFLSKTVIRPEMCLPCGKRIRFGRMALKCRSCRLLSHPECKAKCIQMCAAPRPAAAEATVPLEALAPSKAPRIPPLLVECVKEIERRGLQERGLYRVPGGERQVKDLRQLLTAATAPPPRLSEVSDIHVLCGVLKDFLRKLKEPLLTFKLHRSFTAASEMSDHQKSSGAMFRAIAELPKPNRDTLAFLMLHLHKVMRSPQCQMDRNNLARVFGPTLMGHALSDPSPSTIVRDTNIQPKVIAHFLSFPEDYWRRVLGDQAAACHKRSSRGEGEGTAAARPTSSGLVGISARFFEPLTSPELNKRRDVPGETAARGRAGNLANSGCAVPGRRFFTSPS; this is translated from the exons ATGGCCGAATCTCGAGGGATCGTGGAGGAGCTGCTCGCGCTCTGCATCCAGCGAATGACGATGGAGGAGAAAGCCATGAACACCGAGCTGGGTGAGTTCCCCGGCCGGCGCGCCCGCTGGCCGCCCAATCATTGCCGCGTGGATCCCAGCCAAACCGAGCCCATGGCCTTGGCAGAGTTGATCGAGGTGGTGAAAAGCTTCGAGAGCGCCAGGAAGCAATGGCAGCGCGCCGAGACGGAGCTCAAGAAGTACAAGGAGCTGCTGGTCAAGTCGGACGTGGCCAAAGCTGCGCTGGAGGTCAAACTCAAGCATGCCCGCAACCAGCTGGACGTGGAGATGAGGAAACGTTACAAGATGGAGGGCGATTATCAGTACCTG CAGAGGCAAATGCAGCTCATGTGCGACATCCTGGTAAACGACAGCAAATCCAGCGCCTGTCTCAACGAGGAGCAGAAGTCCCTGCTGGCCGCCTTTGAGCACAAAGGCGCCAACAGGACTCGGCAGCACGGCAGCAAACG CTTGTCGGCCATCGACGAGTCGTCCTTCTTCTCGCACTCGGACATCAGCTACGACCGCACGGACGATGACGTG GACCTGGACGCCTCCGCGCTCAAACCCCTGAGGTCACGGGCCCGAGAGCGGCGG CGTTCGTCCATGCCGCTGACGGCGCCGGGAAAGCAAGGGCCAGGCGGCGACGTTTCTGctgagctgctgctggagcGCAAAAGCGTGGAGAAG GAGGTGGAGACGGCCGTGCGGGCGATAGTGAGGGCACCCGGCGCCAGGGCCCTCGGCGCCAGGGCCCTCGTTGACACGCCACCCACGCCGGAGCGGCCCGAAGAGGGATTCGCCGGCGAGGGAG AAGAAGCGCCTGAACCCGGCGGCCAGGCTGGCGTGCAGACGTGTCCCAAGCATGACTTTCTCTCCAAAACG GTGATCCGGCCCGAGATGTGCTTGCCTTGCGGCAAGAGGATCCGCTTTGGCAGGATGGCGCTCAAGTGCAGAAGCTGTCGCCTGCTTTCTCATCCAGAGTGCAAAGCCAAGTGCATCCAGATGTGCGCTGCCCCCCGCCCGGCGGCGGCTGAGGCCACG GTCCCGCTGGAGGCGTTAGCTCCCAGCAAGGCTCCCAGGATTCCGCCGCTGCTCGTAGAGTGCGTAAAGGAGATCGAAAGGAGGGGCTTACAGGAG CGAGGCCTCTACAGAGTTCCCGGCGGCGAGCGGCAGGTCAAGGACTTGCGCCAGCTCTTGACGGCGGCcacagcgccgccgccgcgacTGAGCGAGGTGTCGGACATCCACGTGCTTTGCGGCGTCCTCAAAGACTTCCTGCGCAAGCTGAAGGAGCCGCTGCTCACCTTCAAGCTCCACCGCAGCTTCACGGCAGCTTCAG AGATGAGCGACCACCAAAAGAGCTCGGGCGCCATGTTTCGGGCCATCGCCGAGCTGCCCAAGCCCAACCGGGACACGCTGGCCTTCCTCATGCTCCATTTGCACAA GGTGATGCGGAGTCCTCAGTGCCAGATGGACCGGAATAATTTAGCCCGGGTTTTCGGACCCACCCTGATGGGACACGCGCTGTCTGACCCGTCGCCGTCGACGATCGTGCGGGACACAAATATTCAGCCTAAG GTCATCGCTCACTTCTTGTCCTTCCCCGAGGACTACTGGAGGCGTGTCCTCGGCGACCAGGCGGCCGCTTGCCATAAGCGCTCCAGCCGAGGCGAAGGAGAGGGTACGGCCGCCGCTCGCCCGACCTCGTCCGGCCTTGTCGGGATTTCGGCTCGTTTCTTTGAGCCGCTGACGTCTCCCGAGCTGAACAAGCGCCGCGACGTGCCCGGCGAGACGGCCGCTCGAGGTCGCGCCGGCAACTTGGCAAA CAGCGGTTGCGCCGTGCCAGGCCGGCGCTTTTTCACATCACCCAGCTGA
- the si:ch1073-416j23.1 gene encoding rac GTPase-activating protein 1 isoform X5: MAESRGIVEELLALCIQRMTMEEKAMNTELELIEVVKSFESARKQWQRAETELKKYKELLVKSDVAKAALEVKLKHARNQLDVEMRKRYKMEGDYQYLQRQMQLMCDILVNDSKSSACLNEEQKSLLAAFEHKGANRTRQHGSKRLSAIDESSFFSHSDISYDRTDDDVDLDASALKPLRSRARERRRSSMPLTAPGKQGPGGDVSAELLLERKSVEKEVETAVRAIVRAPGARALGARALVDTPPTPERPEEGFAGEGEEAPEPGGQAGVQTCPKHDFLSKTVIRPEMCLPCGKRIRFGRMALKCRSCRLLSHPECKAKCIQMCAAPRPAAAEATVPLEALAPSKAPRIPPLLVECVKEIERRGLQERGLYRVPGGERQVKDLRQLLTAATAPPPRLSEVSDIHVLCGVLKDFLRKLKEPLLTFKLHRSFTAASEMSDHQKSSGAMFRAIAELPKPNRDTLAFLMLHLHKVMRSPQCQMDRNNLARVFGPTLMGHALSDPSPSTIVRDTNIQPKVIAHFLSFPEDYWRRVLGDQAAACHKRSSRGEGEGTAAARPTSSGLVGISARFFEPLTSPELNKRRDVPGETAARGRAGNLANSGCAVPGRRFFTSPS, from the exons ATGGCCGAATCTCGAGGGATCGTGGAGGAGCTGCTCGCGCTCTGCATCCAGCGAATGACGATGGAGGAGAAAGCCATGAACACCGAGCTGG AGTTGATCGAGGTGGTGAAAAGCTTCGAGAGCGCCAGGAAGCAATGGCAGCGCGCCGAGACGGAGCTCAAGAAGTACAAGGAGCTGCTGGTCAAGTCGGACGTGGCCAAAGCTGCGCTGGAGGTCAAACTCAAGCATGCCCGCAACCAGCTGGACGTGGAGATGAGGAAACGTTACAAGATGGAGGGCGATTATCAGTACCTG CAGAGGCAAATGCAGCTCATGTGCGACATCCTGGTAAACGACAGCAAATCCAGCGCCTGTCTCAACGAGGAGCAGAAGTCCCTGCTGGCCGCCTTTGAGCACAAAGGCGCCAACAGGACTCGGCAGCACGGCAGCAAACG CTTGTCGGCCATCGACGAGTCGTCCTTCTTCTCGCACTCGGACATCAGCTACGACCGCACGGACGATGACGTG GACCTGGACGCCTCCGCGCTCAAACCCCTGAGGTCACGGGCCCGAGAGCGGCGG CGTTCGTCCATGCCGCTGACGGCGCCGGGAAAGCAAGGGCCAGGCGGCGACGTTTCTGctgagctgctgctggagcGCAAAAGCGTGGAGAAG GAGGTGGAGACGGCCGTGCGGGCGATAGTGAGGGCACCCGGCGCCAGGGCCCTCGGCGCCAGGGCCCTCGTTGACACGCCACCCACGCCGGAGCGGCCCGAAGAGGGATTCGCCGGCGAGGGAG AAGAAGCGCCTGAACCCGGCGGCCAGGCTGGCGTGCAGACGTGTCCCAAGCATGACTTTCTCTCCAAAACG GTGATCCGGCCCGAGATGTGCTTGCCTTGCGGCAAGAGGATCCGCTTTGGCAGGATGGCGCTCAAGTGCAGAAGCTGTCGCCTGCTTTCTCATCCAGAGTGCAAAGCCAAGTGCATCCAGATGTGCGCTGCCCCCCGCCCGGCGGCGGCTGAGGCCACG GTCCCGCTGGAGGCGTTAGCTCCCAGCAAGGCTCCCAGGATTCCGCCGCTGCTCGTAGAGTGCGTAAAGGAGATCGAAAGGAGGGGCTTACAGGAG CGAGGCCTCTACAGAGTTCCCGGCGGCGAGCGGCAGGTCAAGGACTTGCGCCAGCTCTTGACGGCGGCcacagcgccgccgccgcgacTGAGCGAGGTGTCGGACATCCACGTGCTTTGCGGCGTCCTCAAAGACTTCCTGCGCAAGCTGAAGGAGCCGCTGCTCACCTTCAAGCTCCACCGCAGCTTCACGGCAGCTTCAG AGATGAGCGACCACCAAAAGAGCTCGGGCGCCATGTTTCGGGCCATCGCCGAGCTGCCCAAGCCCAACCGGGACACGCTGGCCTTCCTCATGCTCCATTTGCACAA GGTGATGCGGAGTCCTCAGTGCCAGATGGACCGGAATAATTTAGCCCGGGTTTTCGGACCCACCCTGATGGGACACGCGCTGTCTGACCCGTCGCCGTCGACGATCGTGCGGGACACAAATATTCAGCCTAAG GTCATCGCTCACTTCTTGTCCTTCCCCGAGGACTACTGGAGGCGTGTCCTCGGCGACCAGGCGGCCGCTTGCCATAAGCGCTCCAGCCGAGGCGAAGGAGAGGGTACGGCCGCCGCTCGCCCGACCTCGTCCGGCCTTGTCGGGATTTCGGCTCGTTTCTTTGAGCCGCTGACGTCTCCCGAGCTGAACAAGCGCCGCGACGTGCCCGGCGAGACGGCCGCTCGAGGTCGCGCCGGCAACTTGGCAAA CAGCGGTTGCGCCGTGCCAGGCCGGCGCTTTTTCACATCACCCAGCTGA